A DNA window from Pseudomonas sp. B21-056 contains the following coding sequences:
- the tusA gene encoding sulfurtransferase TusA, translating to MSEMNDTPVDGTLDATGLNCPEPVMMLHQHIRDLAPGGLLKVIATDPSTRRDIPKFCVFLDHELVAQDEVDGTYRYWIRKKLA from the coding sequence ATGAGTGAAATGAACGACACGCCGGTCGACGGCACGCTGGATGCCACCGGGCTCAATTGCCCGGAGCCGGTGATGATGCTGCACCAGCACATCCGTGACCTGGCGCCGGGCGGGCTGTTGAAGGTGATCGCCACCGACCCCTCGACCCGCCGCGACATCCCCAAGTTCTGTGTGTTTCTCGACCACGAGCTGGTGGCCCAGGACGAAGTAGACGGTACCTACCGCTACTGGATCCGCAAGAAGCTCGCTTAA
- the ccoN gene encoding cytochrome-c oxidase, cbb3-type subunit I, whose product MNTSISTAYNYKVVRQFAIMTVVWGIVGMGLGVFLAAQLVWPQLNFDLPWTSFGRLRPLHTNAVIFAFGGCALFASSFYSVQRTCQTQLFAPKIAAFCFWGWQLVILLAAISLPLGYTSSKEYAELEWPIDILITIVWVAYAIVFFGTVAKRNTKHIYVGNWFFGGFILTVAILHIVNNLELPVSFTKSYSVYAGATDAMVQWWYGHNAVGFFLTAGFLGMMYYFVPKQAERPVYSYRLSIVHFWALITLYIWAGPHHLHYTALPDWAQSLGMVMSLILLAPSWGGMINGMMTLSGAWHKLRSDPILRFLVVSLAFYGMSTFEGPMMAIKTVNALSHYTDWTIGHVHAGALGWVAMISIGALYHMIPKVFDRPQMHSIGLINAHFWLATIGTVLYIASMWVNGIAQGLMWRAVNEDGTLTYSFVETLVASHPGFIVRLVGGAVFLSGMLLMAYNTWRTVRAYQPAEAAVAAQMA is encoded by the coding sequence ATGAACACTTCTATCAGTACCGCCTACAACTACAAGGTGGTCCGCCAATTCGCCATTATGACGGTGGTGTGGGGCATCGTCGGCATGGGGCTCGGGGTTTTTCTCGCGGCTCAATTGGTCTGGCCGCAGCTCAACTTCGATTTGCCCTGGACCAGCTTCGGCCGCCTGCGCCCGCTGCACACCAACGCGGTGATTTTCGCCTTCGGTGGCTGCGCCCTGTTCGCCAGCTCGTTCTATTCGGTGCAGCGCACCTGCCAGACCCAGCTGTTTGCACCGAAAATCGCTGCGTTCTGCTTCTGGGGCTGGCAACTGGTGATCCTGCTGGCGGCCATCAGCCTGCCGCTGGGCTACACCAGTTCCAAGGAGTACGCCGAGCTGGAATGGCCGATCGACATCCTGATCACCATCGTCTGGGTCGCCTACGCCATCGTGTTCTTCGGTACCGTGGCCAAGCGCAACACCAAGCACATCTACGTGGGTAACTGGTTCTTCGGCGGCTTCATCCTGACCGTGGCGATCCTGCACATCGTCAACAACCTGGAATTGCCGGTGAGTTTCACCAAGTCCTACTCGGTGTACGCCGGGGCCACGGACGCGATGGTGCAGTGGTGGTACGGCCACAATGCCGTGGGCTTTTTCCTTACCGCCGGTTTCCTGGGGATGATGTATTACTTCGTGCCGAAACAGGCCGAGCGCCCGGTGTATTCCTATCGCTTGTCCATCGTGCACTTCTGGGCGCTGATCACCCTGTACATCTGGGCCGGCCCCCACCACCTGCACTACACCGCGCTGCCCGACTGGGCGCAATCGCTGGGCATGGTGATGTCGCTGATCCTGCTGGCACCCAGTTGGGGCGGCATGATCAACGGCATGATGACCCTCTCGGGCGCCTGGCATAAATTGCGCAGCGATCCGATCCTGCGCTTTCTGGTGGTGTCCCTGGCGTTCTACGGCATGTCGACCTTCGAAGGTCCGATGATGGCGATCAAGACCGTCAACGCCCTCTCCCACTACACCGACTGGACCATCGGCCACGTCCACGCCGGCGCCCTCGGCTGGGTGGCGATGATTTCCATCGGCGCGTTGTATCACATGATCCCGAAAGTCTTCGACCGGCCGCAGATGCACAGCATCGGCCTGATCAACGCGCACTTCTGGCTCGCGACCATCGGCACCGTGCTCTACATCGCCTCGATGTGGGTCAACGGCATCGCCCAGGGCCTGATGTGGCGTGCGGTGAACGAGGACGGCACGCTCACTTACTCCTTCGTCGAAACCCTGGTGGCCAGCCATCCCGGCTTCATCGTGCGGTTGGTGGGCGGGGCGGTCTTTCTCAGCGGCATGCTGCTGATGGCCTACAACACCTGGCGCACCGTGCGGGCCTATCAGCCTGCCGAAGCCGCCGTTGCCGCGCAGATGGCTTGA
- a CDS encoding alpha/beta family hydrolase, translating into MDKQHKASIDGDQWARCVAQHGWLWTPAQSGVGDGAPTLILAHGAGAPMDSGFMNEMAARLAAHGVNVLRFEFPYMAQRRLDGGKRPPNPAPKLLECWREVYALVRPYVAGRLAIGGKSMGGRMASLLADELGCDGLVCLGYPFYAAGKPEKPRVEHLAGLKTPALIVQGERDALGNREAVQGYALSPAIEVMWLVAGDHDLKPLKASGFSHEQHLEAAAGKVAAFLQSAIC; encoded by the coding sequence ATGGACAAACAGCACAAGGCCAGTATTGACGGGGATCAATGGGCACGGTGCGTGGCGCAACACGGTTGGCTGTGGACGCCCGCGCAATCCGGCGTCGGCGACGGGGCGCCCACCCTGATCCTCGCCCACGGGGCCGGCGCGCCGATGGATAGCGGATTCATGAACGAAATGGCGGCGCGCCTTGCTGCGCATGGGGTCAACGTGTTGCGCTTTGAGTTTCCCTACATGGCCCAGCGGCGCCTGGACGGGGGCAAACGTCCGCCCAATCCGGCGCCGAAACTGCTCGAATGCTGGCGTGAGGTATACGCGTTGGTGCGGCCTTATGTCGCTGGACGGCTGGCTATCGGTGGCAAGTCCATGGGCGGGCGGATGGCCAGCCTGCTGGCCGACGAGCTGGGGTGTGATGGGTTGGTGTGCCTGGGTTATCCGTTCTATGCGGCGGGCAAGCCGGAAAAGCCGCGGGTCGAGCATTTGGCCGGGTTGAAGACCCCGGCGTTGATCGTCCAGGGTGAACGCGATGCCTTGGGTAATCGTGAGGCGGTGCAGGGATATGCCTTGTCACCCGCTATTGAGGTGATGTGGTTGGTAGCGGGGGATCATGATTTGAAACCTCTGAAGGCTTCGGGGTTTAGTCATGAGCAACACCTGGAGGCTGCGGCGGGCAAGGTAGCAGCGTTTCTTCAATCAGCCATTTGTTGA
- the rlmM gene encoding 23S rRNA (cytidine(2498)-2'-O)-methyltransferase RlmM, whose translation MNTLFMHCRPGFEGEVCSEIAEHAARLNVAGYAKAKPASACAEFVCTEADGAERLMRGQRFAGLIFPRQWARGTFIDLPETDRISVILSQMAQFPVCGSLWLEVVDTNDGKELSNFCKKFEGPLRKALTGAGKLVDDPHKPRLLLTFKSGREVFLGLAEADNSAMWPMGIPRLKFPREAPSRSTLKLEEAWHHFIPREEWDERLHSDMTGVDLGAAPGGWTWQLVNRGMLVTAIDNGPMAESLMDTGLVQHLMADGFTFKPKQPVDWMVCDIVEKPARNAAMLEEWIGEGHCREAVVNLKLPMKQRYAEVKRLLERIAEGFKARGIKVEIGCKQLYHDREEVTCHLRRLDSKKPKSR comes from the coding sequence ATGAACACGCTTTTCATGCACTGCCGGCCCGGCTTCGAAGGCGAGGTCTGTTCCGAGATCGCCGAACACGCGGCCCGGCTCAACGTGGCCGGTTATGCCAAGGCCAAGCCGGCCAGCGCCTGCGCCGAATTCGTCTGCACCGAAGCGGACGGCGCCGAGCGACTGATGCGCGGCCAGCGTTTCGCCGGGCTGATTTTCCCGCGCCAATGGGCCCGTGGCACGTTCATTGATCTGCCGGAAACCGACCGTATCAGCGTCATCCTGTCCCAGATGGCGCAGTTTCCAGTCTGCGGCAGCTTGTGGCTGGAAGTGGTCGACACCAACGATGGCAAGGAACTGTCGAACTTCTGCAAGAAATTCGAAGGCCCGCTGCGCAAGGCGCTGACCGGCGCCGGCAAGCTGGTGGACGATCCGCACAAACCGCGCCTGCTGCTGACGTTCAAGAGTGGCCGCGAAGTGTTCCTGGGCCTGGCGGAGGCGGACAACTCGGCGATGTGGCCGATGGGAATCCCACGGCTGAAGTTTCCCCGGGAAGCGCCGAGCCGCTCCACCCTCAAGCTCGAAGAGGCCTGGCACCACTTCATTCCACGGGAGGAGTGGGACGAGCGCCTGCACAGTGACATGACCGGCGTGGACCTGGGGGCGGCGCCGGGCGGTTGGACCTGGCAACTGGTCAATCGCGGCATGCTGGTGACCGCCATCGACAACGGCCCGATGGCCGAAAGCCTGATGGACACCGGTCTGGTGCAACACCTGATGGCGGATGGCTTTACCTTCAAGCCCAAGCAGCCGGTGGACTGGATGGTCTGCGACATCGTCGAGAAGCCGGCGCGCAATGCGGCGATGCTGGAGGAGTGGATCGGCGAGGGCCATTGTCGCGAGGCGGTGGTCAACCTCAAGCTGCCGATGAAGCAGCGTTATGCCGAAGTGAAGCGCTTGCTCGAACGCATTGCCGAGGGCTTCAAGGCCCGGGGTATCAAGGTGGAGATCGGCTGCAAGCAGCTGTACCACGACCGTGAAGAGGTGACATGCCATTTGCGCCGGCTGGACAGCAAGAAGCCCAAGTCTCGCTGA
- a CDS encoding CPBP family intramembrane glutamic endopeptidase, whose protein sequence is MPALPWPYLAFLSVGYCLALVYGKLAWTAAISIALLLLAGYAVRQQTIPVGRFLGHALFLVLALALALHWMPGFFNGRAIAPHRLTDDAVPFAMYFNQDKPLIGFWLLLACPWIVGRRTLGLSILATALGLALSAILALGGAIVLGMIHWAPKWPDQAWIWVANNLLLVTVVEEALFRGYIQGGLSRRFSHLAHGDNLALFLASLLFGLVHAGAGWQWVLLSGLAGIGYGLAYRSGGLGAAIATHFGLNLLHFALFTYPMLA, encoded by the coding sequence ATGCCCGCTCTACCCTGGCCCTACCTGGCCTTCCTGTCCGTCGGCTACTGCCTGGCCCTGGTCTATGGAAAACTGGCCTGGACCGCCGCCATCTCAATCGCGCTGCTGCTGCTCGCAGGTTATGCGGTTCGCCAGCAGACAATACCGGTCGGCCGATTTCTCGGTCACGCCCTTTTCCTCGTGCTGGCCCTGGCGCTGGCCTTGCACTGGATGCCGGGCTTTTTCAACGGACGGGCCATTGCGCCCCATCGCCTGACCGATGACGCCGTACCGTTTGCCATGTACTTCAACCAGGACAAGCCGCTGATCGGCTTCTGGCTGTTGCTGGCGTGTCCATGGATCGTCGGCCGGCGCACGCTTGGCCTGTCGATCCTGGCCACGGCCCTGGGCCTGGCGCTGAGCGCGATATTGGCCCTGGGCGGGGCGATCGTGCTGGGCATGATCCACTGGGCACCGAAGTGGCCGGACCAGGCATGGATCTGGGTCGCCAACAACCTTTTACTGGTGACGGTGGTGGAGGAAGCGCTGTTTCGTGGTTACATCCAAGGCGGCCTGAGCCGGCGCTTCAGTCATCTGGCCCACGGCGACAACCTCGCATTGTTCCTGGCCTCGCTGCTGTTCGGCCTGGTCCATGCCGGCGCGGGTTGGCAATGGGTGCTGCTGTCGGGCCTGGCGGGGATCGGCTACGGTCTCGCCTATCGTTCTGGCGGCCTGGGCGCGGCAATTGCCACCCACTTCGGCCTCAATCTGCTTCACTTCGCCCTGTTTACCTACCCGATGCTGGCGTGA
- a CDS encoding methyl-accepting chemotaxis protein yields MRNNQPVTQRERSFPAQQRLISTTDAKGVITYCNDAFVEISGFSKEELIRAPHNLVRHPDVPSAVFAHMWNTLKQGLPWMGIVKNRCKSGDHYWVNAYVTPVFEGNQVVGYESVRVKPSAEQIARAEALYKRINQGKPAVPGSDKWVPMLQDWLPFILVSQLSFVVGAFLDSSWGFALAALLSVPLGLMGLQWQQRGVKRLLRLAEQTTSDPLIARMYTDSRGAQARLEMSILSQEARLKTCLTRLQDTAEHLNEQARQSNTLAHNSSSGLERQRVETEQVATAVNQMAATTQEVASHVQRTADATQEANRLTGSGRDIAGETREAIERLSVVVGETGQTVTQLAKDSDEIGGVVDVIKGIADQTNLLALNAAIEAARAGEMGRGFAVVADEVRQLAQRTSESTGQIHALIAKLQQTATNAVQTMDAGHRQAEEGVARVMEADQALVGISEAVANITDMTTQIAAATEEQSSVAEEISRNISNISELADQTSGQAHSSALLSEELTRTANTQYSLVERFNR; encoded by the coding sequence ATGCGTAACAACCAACCCGTCACACAACGCGAAAGGTCCTTCCCGGCCCAGCAACGATTGATTTCCACCACCGATGCCAAGGGTGTGATCACCTATTGCAACGATGCATTCGTTGAAATCAGCGGTTTTTCCAAAGAAGAACTGATCCGCGCGCCGCACAATCTGGTGCGTCATCCCGATGTCCCGTCGGCCGTGTTCGCCCATATGTGGAACACCCTGAAACAAGGCTTGCCATGGATGGGCATCGTCAAGAATCGCTGCAAGAGCGGCGACCATTACTGGGTCAACGCCTATGTCACGCCGGTGTTCGAGGGCAATCAGGTAGTGGGCTACGAGTCGGTGCGGGTCAAGCCGTCCGCCGAGCAGATCGCCCGGGCCGAAGCCCTGTATAAGCGCATCAACCAGGGCAAGCCCGCAGTCCCGGGCAGCGACAAGTGGGTGCCGATGCTGCAGGACTGGCTGCCGTTCATCCTGGTCAGCCAATTGAGCTTCGTCGTGGGTGCATTCCTTGATTCTTCCTGGGGCTTTGCCTTGGCCGCCTTGCTGTCGGTGCCCCTGGGGTTGATGGGCCTGCAATGGCAACAACGCGGGGTCAAGCGCCTGCTGCGCCTGGCCGAGCAGACCACCTCCGACCCACTGATTGCCCGGATGTACACCGACAGCCGTGGCGCCCAGGCGCGGCTGGAGATGTCGATCCTCAGCCAGGAAGCTCGCCTGAAAACCTGCCTGACCCGGTTGCAGGACACCGCCGAGCACCTCAACGAGCAGGCGCGGCAGTCCAATACCCTGGCCCACAACAGCTCCAGCGGCCTGGAGCGCCAGCGCGTGGAAACCGAACAGGTGGCCACGGCGGTCAACCAGATGGCTGCCACCACCCAGGAAGTTGCCAGCCACGTGCAACGCACCGCCGACGCCACCCAGGAAGCCAACCGCCTGACCGGTAGCGGACGCGACATTGCCGGGGAAACCCGCGAAGCCATCGAGCGCCTGTCGGTGGTGGTAGGCGAAACCGGCCAGACCGTGACCCAATTGGCCAAGGACAGCGACGAAATCGGTGGCGTGGTGGATGTGATCAAAGGCATCGCCGACCAGACCAACCTGCTGGCCCTCAACGCCGCCATCGAAGCGGCCCGTGCCGGCGAGATGGGTCGCGGTTTTGCCGTGGTGGCCGATGAAGTCCGGCAACTGGCGCAACGCACCAGCGAATCCACCGGGCAGATCCATGCCCTGATCGCCAAGCTCCAGCAGACCGCCACCAATGCCGTGCAGACCATGGACGCCGGTCATCGCCAGGCCGAAGAAGGCGTGGCGCGGGTGATGGAAGCGGACCAGGCACTGGTGGGCATCAGCGAAGCGGTGGCCAACATCACCGACATGACCACCCAGATCGCCGCCGCCACGGAGGAACAAAGCTCGGTGGCCGAGGAGATCAGCCGCAACATCAGCAATATCTCCGAGCTGGCCGACCAGACCTCGGGCCAGGCCCACAGCTCGGCGCTGCTCAGCGAAGAACTGACCCGCACGGCCAATACCCAGTACTCGTTGGTGGAGCGGTTCAACCGCTGA
- a CDS encoding MATE family efflux transporter, which yields MNPVIDNPTLLSRPARVRLEVKTLLALALPIMVAQLATTAMGFVDAVMAGRVGPRDLAAVALGNSIWVPVFLLMTGTLLATTPKVAQRFGAGTFDEIGPLVRQALWLALVVGLLATLALFSAEPILHLMKVDPELIGPCMEYLRGIGTGLPAVALYHVLRCFSDGLGRTRPAMVLGLCGLALNIPLNYIFIYGHLGVPAMGGVGCGWATAIVMWVMALGMAGWTRWAPAYQSSHLFSRFDWPRWAVIQRLLGIGLPIGIAVFAESSIFAVIALLIGSLGATVVAGHQIALNFSSLVFMIPYSLAMAVTVRVGQALGRGQPREARFAAGVGMGTALAYACLSASLMLALRGPIAAIYTADPVVIQVASMLIVYSALFQFSDAIQVTAAGALRGYQDTRVTMILTLFAYWGIGLPVGYALGLTDWFGAASGPSGLWQGLIVGLSCAALMLSIRLARSARRQIRISRSTG from the coding sequence GTGAATCCCGTGATCGACAACCCCACCCTTCTCTCCCGCCCGGCCCGGGTTCGTCTGGAGGTCAAGACGCTGCTGGCCCTGGCGCTGCCGATCATGGTGGCGCAACTGGCGACCACCGCCATGGGTTTCGTCGATGCGGTGATGGCCGGCCGCGTCGGCCCACGGGACCTGGCGGCGGTGGCGCTGGGCAACTCGATCTGGGTGCCGGTGTTTCTGTTGATGACCGGCACGCTGCTGGCCACTACGCCGAAGGTGGCCCAGCGCTTCGGCGCCGGAACCTTCGACGAAATCGGCCCACTGGTGCGCCAGGCCCTGTGGCTGGCGCTGGTGGTCGGGTTGCTCGCGACGCTGGCGCTGTTCAGTGCCGAGCCGATCCTGCACCTCATGAAAGTGGACCCCGAACTGATCGGCCCCTGCATGGAATACCTGCGAGGGATCGGTACCGGCCTGCCGGCAGTGGCGCTGTACCATGTACTGCGCTGTTTCAGTGACGGCCTGGGCCGCACGCGGCCGGCGATGGTGTTGGGGTTGTGCGGGCTGGCGCTGAACATTCCGCTCAATTACATCTTCATCTATGGGCACCTGGGCGTGCCGGCCATGGGCGGCGTCGGTTGCGGCTGGGCCACCGCTATCGTGATGTGGGTCATGGCCCTGGGCATGGCCGGTTGGACGCGCTGGGCGCCGGCCTATCAATCGAGTCATTTGTTCAGCCGCTTCGACTGGCCCCGGTGGGCAGTCATCCAGCGCCTGTTGGGGATCGGCCTGCCGATTGGCATCGCGGTGTTTGCCGAGTCGAGCATTTTTGCGGTGATTGCCCTGCTGATCGGCAGCCTCGGCGCCACGGTCGTGGCCGGGCATCAGATCGCGCTGAACTTCAGTTCCCTGGTGTTCATGATTCCCTACTCCCTGGCCATGGCTGTTACGGTGCGGGTGGGTCAGGCGCTAGGTCGCGGCCAGCCTCGTGAAGCGCGTTTCGCCGCGGGCGTCGGCATGGGCACCGCGCTGGCCTATGCGTGCTTGTCGGCGAGCCTGATGCTTGCCCTGCGCGGCCCCATCGCCGCGATCTATACCGCCGACCCGGTGGTTATCCAGGTGGCGTCGATGCTGATCGTCTATTCAGCGCTGTTTCAGTTTTCCGACGCGATCCAGGTCACCGCAGCCGGCGCGTTGCGTGGTTACCAGGACACCCGGGTGACGATGATCCTGACCCTGTTCGCCTACTGGGGCATCGGCCTGCCGGTGGGTTACGCCTTGGGGCTGACCGATTGGTTCGGCGCGGCCAGCGGCCCGAGCGGGTTGTGGCAGGGTCTGATCGTGGGCTTGAGCTGCGCGGCGCTGATGCTGTCGATCCGCCTGGCCCGCAGCGCGCGCAGGCAGATCCGCATCAGCCGCTCGACGGGTTAA